In Sphingomonas phyllosphaerae, one DNA window encodes the following:
- the rplQ gene encoding 50S ribosomal protein L17 yields the protein MRHRVGGRKLQRTSAHRIALFRNMSAALIKHEQITTTVAKAKELRPYIEKLVTLGKKGGLSNRRLAHARLLDDAQLVKLFDVLAKRYADRNGGYTRIIKAGIRASDASPMAIIEFVDRDVAAKGQDSGPVVSDDEDFDAAA from the coding sequence ATGCGCCATCGTGTAGGCGGTCGTAAGCTCCAGCGGACCTCGGCACATCGCATCGCGCTGTTCCGCAACATGTCGGCCGCGCTCATCAAGCATGAGCAGATCACCACGACCGTCGCCAAGGCGAAGGAACTGCGTCCGTACATCGAGAAGCTGGTGACGCTCGGCAAGAAGGGCGGCCTGTCGAACCGCCGTCTGGCGCACGCCCGACTGCTCGACGACGCGCAGCTGGTCAAGCTGTTCGACGTGCTCGCCAAGCGCTACGCCGACCGCAACGGCGGCTATACCCGCATCATCAAGGCCGGCATCCGTGCATCGGACGCCTCGCCGATGGCGATCATCGAATTCGTCGATCGCGACGTCGCGGCCAAGGGGCAGGATTCTGGCCCGGTCGTGAGCGACGACGAGGATTTCGACGCCGCCGCCTGA
- a CDS encoding ParD-like family protein produces MGIVKIDDHLHEEARRVSAVMCRSINAQAEFWMKIGMLAEANPTLSFNEIVARECAAVPIATAA; encoded by the coding sequence GTGGGCATTGTGAAGATCGACGATCACCTCCACGAGGAAGCGCGGCGCGTCAGCGCGGTGATGTGCCGCTCGATCAATGCGCAGGCGGAATTCTGGATGAAGATCGGAATGCTCGCCGAGGCGAACCCGACCCTGTCGTTCAACGAGATCGTCGCCCGCGAGTGCGCTGCCGTGCCGATCGCGACCGCCGCATGA
- the map gene encoding type I methionyl aminopeptidase, with translation MLKTPDELALMRESGRLLAQVFTMLDRETLAGQSTLAINDRVERYIVDELHARPASKGQYDFAFVLNSSINQVVCHGVPNDADVIRDGDIVNLDITLEKNGFIADSSKTYLVGEVAPAARRLVRVAQEAMWKGIAQVRAGARLGDVGAAIDRHAKQHGYAVVRDFCGHGIGREMHEAPEVLNYGRPGTGPVLHEGMTFTVEPMVNQGTRKVATRDDGWTVVTGDGKLSAQFEHTVAVTATGVEVLTLRDGEAVPKGVRG, from the coding sequence ATCCTCAAGACCCCCGACGAGCTGGCGCTGATGCGCGAGTCCGGCCGGTTGCTCGCGCAGGTGTTCACGATGCTTGATCGCGAGACGCTCGCCGGCCAGTCGACGCTGGCGATCAACGACCGGGTCGAGCGCTACATCGTCGACGAACTCCACGCGCGTCCCGCCAGCAAGGGCCAGTATGATTTCGCGTTCGTGCTCAACAGCTCGATCAACCAGGTCGTCTGCCACGGCGTGCCGAACGACGCCGACGTGATCCGCGACGGCGACATCGTCAATCTCGACATCACGCTGGAGAAGAACGGTTTCATCGCTGATTCGAGCAAGACCTATCTGGTCGGCGAGGTCGCGCCCGCCGCGCGTCGGCTGGTGCGCGTCGCGCAGGAGGCGATGTGGAAGGGGATCGCGCAGGTCCGCGCCGGCGCGCGGCTCGGCGACGTCGGCGCGGCGATCGACCGCCACGCCAAGCAGCACGGCTATGCGGTGGTTCGCGACTTCTGCGGCCACGGCATCGGCCGCGAGATGCACGAGGCGCCCGAGGTGCTCAACTACGGACGCCCCGGCACCGGCCCGGTGCTGCACGAGGGCATGACCTTCACGGTCGAGCCGATGGTCAATCAGGGGACGCGCAAGGTCGCGACGCGCGACGACGGCTGGACGGTCGTCACCGGCGACGGCAAGCTCTCCGCGCAATTCGAGCATACGGTGGCAGTGACGGCGACCGGCGTCGAGGTGCTGACGCTGCGCGACGGCGAGGCGGTGCCGAAGGGCGTGCGCGGCTGA
- the guaA gene encoding glutamine-hydrolyzing GMP synthase, with protein sequence MEHPDNILIVDFGSQVTQLIARRVREAGVYSEVAPFQSAAEAFARLKPKGVILSGGPASVVDDNSPRAPQEIFDAGVPVLGICYGQQVMNTQLGGRVEKGMSGEFGLAFVEVDQGCALFDGLWQAGEKHQVWMSHGDHVAALAPGFAPVASSPGAPFAITADETRRFYGLQFHPEVVHTPDGAKLIANFARHVCGLAGDWTMAEFRTVKIAEIRAQVGDKRVICGLSGGVDSAVAAVLIHEAIGEQLTCVFVDGGILRQGEAEQVVGLFRGAYNIPLVHVQAQDLFMDGLAGVTDPEAKRKFIGKTFIDVFEAEAKKIGGADFLAQGTLYPDVIESVSFTGGPSVTIKSHHNVGGLPERMNMKLVEPLRELFKDEVRALGRELGLPEVFVSRHPFPGPGLAIRIPGEVTRERCDILRKVDAIYLEEIRNAGLYDTIWQAFAVLLPVRSVGVMGDGRTYDSVLALRAVTSVDGMTAEAFEFPGGFLPRVATRIINEVKGVNRVTYDYTSKPPGTIEWE encoded by the coding sequence ATGGAGCATCCCGACAACATCCTCATCGTCGATTTCGGCAGCCAGGTGACCCAGCTGATCGCGCGTCGCGTGCGCGAGGCGGGGGTCTATAGCGAGGTCGCGCCCTTCCAGTCCGCCGCCGAGGCGTTCGCGCGGCTGAAGCCCAAAGGTGTCATCCTGTCGGGCGGCCCCGCGTCGGTGGTCGACGACAATAGCCCGCGTGCGCCGCAGGAGATCTTCGACGCCGGCGTGCCGGTGCTCGGCATCTGCTATGGCCAGCAGGTGATGAACACCCAGCTCGGCGGGCGGGTCGAAAAGGGCATGTCGGGCGAGTTCGGGCTGGCGTTCGTCGAGGTCGACCAAGGCTGCGCGTTGTTCGACGGGCTGTGGCAGGCCGGCGAGAAGCATCAGGTGTGGATGAGCCACGGCGACCATGTCGCGGCGCTCGCCCCCGGCTTCGCCCCCGTCGCCTCGTCGCCCGGCGCGCCTTTCGCGATCACCGCCGACGAGACGCGCCGCTTCTACGGGCTGCAATTCCATCCGGAGGTGGTCCACACGCCCGATGGCGCGAAGCTGATCGCCAATTTCGCGCGCCATGTCTGCGGACTGGCGGGCGACTGGACGATGGCGGAGTTCCGCACCGTCAAGATCGCCGAGATCCGCGCGCAGGTCGGCGACAAGCGTGTGATCTGCGGCCTGTCGGGCGGGGTCGACTCGGCGGTCGCGGCGGTGCTGATCCACGAGGCGATCGGCGAGCAGCTCACCTGCGTGTTCGTCGACGGCGGCATCCTGCGTCAGGGCGAGGCCGAGCAGGTCGTCGGGCTGTTCCGCGGTGCCTATAACATTCCGCTGGTGCACGTTCAGGCGCAGGACCTGTTCATGGACGGGCTGGCCGGCGTCACCGACCCGGAGGCGAAGCGCAAGTTCATCGGCAAGACCTTCATCGACGTGTTCGAGGCCGAGGCGAAGAAGATCGGCGGCGCAGACTTCCTCGCGCAAGGCACGCTCTATCCGGACGTGATCGAGAGCGTCAGCTTCACCGGCGGTCCGTCGGTGACGATCAAGAGCCATCACAATGTCGGCGGGCTGCCCGAGCGGATGAACATGAAGCTCGTCGAGCCGCTGCGCGAATTGTTCAAGGACGAGGTCCGCGCGCTCGGCCGCGAGCTGGGGCTGCCCGAGGTGTTCGTCAGCCGCCATCCGTTCCCGGGGCCGGGGCTCGCGATCCGCATCCCCGGCGAGGTGACGCGCGAGCGCTGCGACATCCTGCGCAAGGTCGATGCGATCTATCTGGAGGAAATCCGCAACGCCGGGCTCTACGACACGATCTGGCAGGCGTTCGCGGTGCTGCTGCCGGTGCGCTCGGTGGGCGTGATGGGCGACGGGCGGACCTATGACAGCGTACTGGCGTTGCGCGCAGTGACCTCGGTCGACGGCATGACCGCCGAGGCGTTTGAGTTTCCCGGCGGCTTCCTGCCGCGCGTCGCGACGCGGATCATCAACGAGGTGAAGGGCGTCAACCGCGTCACCTACGACTATACCTCCAAGCCGCCCGGCACGATCGAGTGGGAATGA
- a CDS encoding ArsC family reductase, which yields MPVTLYGIPNCDTVKKARTWLAEHDIAHTFHDYKKAGVDEQALDTWIAQLGWEPLLNRAGTTFRKLPDTDKTDIDTVKARALMIAHPSTIKRPVLVDGDRIEVGFKPERYAALFA from the coding sequence ATGCCCGTCACCCTCTACGGCATTCCCAATTGCGACACCGTCAAGAAGGCGCGCACGTGGCTCGCCGAACACGACATCGCGCATACCTTCCACGACTATAAGAAGGCTGGTGTCGACGAGCAGGCGCTCGACACGTGGATCGCGCAGCTCGGCTGGGAGCCGCTGCTCAACCGCGCCGGCACCACCTTCCGCAAGCTGCCCGACACCGACAAGACCGACATCGACACCGTGAAGGCGCGCGCGCTGATGATCGCGCATCCGTCCACGATCAAGCGCCCGGTGCTGGTCGACGGCGACCGAATCGAGGTAGGCTTCAAGCCGGAACGCTACGCCGCGCTGTTCGCGTGA
- a CDS encoding Hsp70 family protein produces MARALGLDFGTTNTVVALAEDDDARLVEFAGKEATGAVFRSALCFWEDEQGWNGVASEAGPWAIAEYLEAPLDSRFVQSFKTVAASPLFERTTIFNRQMRFEDLGRLLLQKLVRHAGGQLDDRPARVIVGRPVEYAGARPDAALARQRYDLMLREFGAEVHYVYEPLGAAHSFASRLIEPATILVADFGGGTTDFSLVRVAAPGAERRCVPLASTGVGIAGDRFDQRIVSQLVLPLLGKGGQYRSFGKVLDIPGGFFNDVADWSRLAMMRNRRTLEELRKLQRDALDPEAIGRMIALVEEEQGFPLYDAVGKLKRALSGADHAEFAFEGGGIRIAADVTRADFERWIADDLVRIEAALDAALARGGVEAGAIDRVFLTGGSSLIPAIRAIFDRRFGAARIATGGELTSIAHGLALIGAEPDITPWEA; encoded by the coding sequence GTGGCGCGTGCGCTCGGACTCGATTTCGGCACCACCAACACCGTCGTTGCGCTCGCCGAGGACGATGACGCGCGGTTGGTCGAGTTCGCCGGCAAGGAAGCGACCGGCGCGGTGTTCCGCTCGGCCTTATGCTTCTGGGAAGACGAACAGGGCTGGAACGGCGTCGCCAGCGAGGCGGGGCCGTGGGCGATCGCCGAATATCTGGAGGCGCCGCTCGACAGCCGCTTTGTCCAGTCGTTCAAGACCGTCGCCGCCAGCCCGCTGTTCGAGCGGACGACGATCTTCAACCGCCAGATGCGCTTCGAGGATCTCGGCCGGCTGTTGCTCCAGAAGCTGGTGCGCCATGCCGGCGGGCAACTTGACGACCGCCCCGCGCGCGTGATCGTCGGGCGGCCGGTCGAATATGCCGGCGCGCGCCCCGACGCGGCGCTGGCGCGACAGCGCTACGACCTGATGCTGCGCGAATTCGGTGCGGAGGTGCATTACGTCTACGAACCGCTCGGCGCGGCGCATAGCTTCGCGTCGCGGCTGATCGAGCCGGCGACGATCCTCGTTGCGGATTTCGGCGGCGGGACGACCGACTTCTCGCTGGTGCGCGTCGCCGCACCTGGGGCGGAGCGGCGCTGCGTCCCGCTCGCCTCGACCGGCGTCGGGATCGCCGGCGACCGCTTCGACCAACGGATCGTCTCGCAGCTGGTGCTGCCGCTTCTGGGGAAGGGCGGACAATATCGCTCGTTCGGCAAGGTGCTCGACATCCCCGGCGGCTTCTTCAACGACGTCGCGGACTGGTCGCGGCTGGCGATGATGCGCAACCGCCGCACGCTCGAGGAATTGCGCAAGCTGCAACGCGACGCGCTCGATCCCGAGGCGATCGGGCGGATGATCGCGCTGGTCGAGGAGGAGCAGGGCTTCCCGCTCTACGACGCGGTCGGCAAGCTCAAGCGCGCGCTGTCGGGCGCCGACCATGCCGAATTCGCGTTCGAGGGCGGCGGGATCCGCATCGCCGCCGACGTGACCCGCGCCGATTTCGAGCGCTGGATCGCCGACGATCTCGTCCGCATCGAGGCGGCGCTCGACGCGGCACTGGCGCGCGGCGGGGTGGAGGCGGGGGCGATCGACCGCGTGTTCCTGACCGGCGGTTCGTCGCTGATCCCGGCGATCCGCGCGATCTTCGACCGCCGTTTCGGCGCGGCGCGGATCGCGACCGGCGGCGAGCTGACCTCGATCGCGCACGGCCTCGCGCTGATCGGCGCCGAGCCCGACATCACGCCCTGGGAGGCGTGA
- the pncB gene encoding nicotinate phosphoribosyltransferase, with protein MVYTDIATRTWDHGWRLDPIVRSLLDTDFYKLLMLQLIWRRHPTTHATFALINRTHSVRLAEVIDEGELRAQLDHARGLRFTKKELIWLAGNSFYGEARMFGPDFLAWLADFRLPDYELRTVDGQLELHFDGPWMCTTMWEIPALAIVNELRARAALRGKGRFTLDVLYARAKAKLWEKVERLQDLPDLALSDFGTRRRHGFLWQRWCVEALKEGLGKRFIGTSNVLLAMDHDLEAIGTNAHELPMVAAALAPDDVALAQAPYQVLDEWRQAYGGNLLIALPDAFGTAAFLRDAPDWVADWTGFRPDSAPPIAAGERIIAWWQAHGRDPCEKLLIFSDGMDTESIAATYRHFHGRVRMSFGWGTNLTNDFRGCDPDDATGLEPISLVCKVVSADGRPAVKLSDNPAKATGTPDEIARYLRVFGDEARAAVPVAV; from the coding sequence ATGGTCTATACCGACATCGCGACGCGCACCTGGGATCACGGCTGGCGGCTCGACCCGATCGTGCGCAGCCTGCTCGACACCGATTTCTACAAGCTGCTGATGCTGCAACTGATCTGGCGGCGGCATCCAACCACGCACGCCACCTTCGCGCTCATCAACCGCACGCACAGCGTCCGGCTCGCCGAGGTGATCGACGAGGGCGAGTTGCGCGCGCAGCTCGACCACGCGCGGGGGCTGCGCTTCACCAAGAAGGAGCTGATCTGGCTGGCGGGCAACAGCTTCTATGGCGAGGCACGGATGTTCGGGCCCGATTTCCTCGCATGGCTCGCCGACTTTCGCCTGCCCGACTATGAGCTGCGCACCGTCGACGGCCAGCTCGAGCTGCATTTCGACGGGCCCTGGATGTGCACGACGATGTGGGAGATCCCCGCGCTCGCGATCGTCAACGAATTGCGCGCGCGCGCTGCGCTGCGCGGCAAGGGCCGCTTCACGCTCGACGTCCTTTACGCGCGCGCCAAGGCGAAATTGTGGGAGAAGGTCGAGCGGTTGCAGGACCTGCCCGACCTCGCGCTGTCGGACTTCGGCACCCGCCGCCGCCACGGCTTCCTGTGGCAGCGCTGGTGCGTCGAGGCGCTCAAGGAAGGGCTGGGCAAGCGTTTCATCGGCACGTCGAACGTGCTGCTGGCGATGGACCACGATCTGGAGGCGATCGGCACCAACGCGCACGAACTGCCGATGGTCGCCGCCGCGCTCGCGCCCGACGATGTCGCGCTTGCGCAGGCGCCGTATCAGGTGCTCGACGAATGGCGGCAGGCCTATGGTGGCAATCTGCTGATCGCGCTGCCCGATGCGTTCGGCACCGCCGCCTTCCTGCGCGACGCGCCCGACTGGGTGGCGGACTGGACCGGCTTCCGCCCCGACAGCGCGCCGCCGATCGCGGCCGGCGAGCGGATCATCGCGTGGTGGCAGGCGCATGGCCGCGATCCGTGCGAGAAACTGCTGATCTTCTCCGACGGCATGGACACGGAGTCGATCGCGGCCACCTATCGCCATTTCCACGGCCGGGTGCGGATGAGCTTCGGCTGGGGCACCAACCTCACCAACGACTTCCGCGGCTGCGACCCGGATGACGCGACCGGGCTGGAGCCGATCTCGCTGGTCTGCAAGGTGGTGAGCGCCGACGGGCGCCCGGCGGTCAAACTGTCCGACAATCCCGCCAAGGCGACCGGCACGCCCGACGAAATCGCCCGCTACCTCCGCGTGTTCGGCGACGAAGCGCGCGCCGCGGTGCCGGTGGCGGTGTAG
- a CDS encoding SWIB/MDM2 domain-containing protein: MATTPKTGGIHAPVQPSAELGAVVGNEKLPRSQVISKVWDYIKSNNLQNPENKREILADDKLKKVFGKDKVTMFEMNKYISQHVKA; the protein is encoded by the coding sequence ATGGCTACCACCCCCAAGACCGGCGGCATCCATGCGCCCGTTCAGCCTTCGGCTGAGCTGGGCGCGGTCGTCGGCAACGAGAAGCTGCCGCGCAGCCAGGTCATCAGCAAGGTTTGGGACTATATCAAGTCGAACAACCTGCAGAACCCGGAGAACAAGCGCGAGATCCTCGCCGACGACAAGCTGAAGAAGGTGTTCGGCAAGGACAAGGTGACGATGTTCGAGATGAACAAATATATCTCGCAGCACGTCAAGGCCTGA
- a CDS encoding DUF2945 domain-containing protein: MADNLKKGDDVTWKSHGGTAHGTVEKKLTSETSIKGHKVKASKDDPQYLVESDNGGKAAHKPAALKKA, translated from the coding sequence ATGGCGGACAATCTGAAGAAGGGCGACGACGTGACTTGGAAGTCGCACGGCGGCACCGCACACGGCACGGTGGAGAAGAAGCTGACGTCCGAAACCTCGATCAAAGGCCACAAGGTCAAGGCGTCGAAGGACGACCCGCAATATCTGGTGGAGAGTGACAATGGCGGAAAGGCGGCGCACAAGCCCGCTGCGCTGAAAAAGGCGTGA
- the folE gene encoding GTP cyclohydrolase I FolE has translation MMDDKGQATPDDGDLVAEDGKIAVPDHVAEAVRTLLRWAGDDPAREGLVDTPKRVARAWKEYCAGYGEDPGVHLSRVFEEVGGYDEIVLLKDIPFQSHCEHHMAPIIGKAHIAYLPRNHVVGISKLARVLHGYARRLQVQERLTAEVADCIWNGLKPLGVAVVIEASHACMTARGVRTSGVNMVTSRMMGVFRDDDRSRKEVLSLMGLA, from the coding sequence ATGATGGACGACAAGGGTCAGGCGACGCCCGACGACGGCGATCTGGTGGCGGAAGACGGCAAGATCGCGGTGCCCGATCACGTCGCAGAGGCGGTGCGCACCCTGCTGCGCTGGGCCGGCGACGATCCGGCGCGCGAAGGGCTGGTCGACACGCCGAAGCGCGTCGCGCGCGCATGGAAGGAATATTGCGCCGGTTACGGCGAGGATCCGGGCGTGCATCTGTCGCGCGTGTTCGAGGAGGTCGGCGGCTATGACGAGATCGTGCTGCTGAAGGACATTCCGTTCCAGTCGCATTGCGAACATCACATGGCGCCGATCATCGGCAAGGCGCATATCGCCTATTTGCCGCGCAACCATGTCGTCGGCATCTCGAAGCTGGCGCGCGTGCTGCACGGTTATGCGCGACGGTTACAGGTGCAGGAGCGGCTGACCGCCGAAGTCGCCGACTGCATCTGGAACGGGCTCAAGCCGCTCGGCGTCGCGGTGGTGATCGAGGCGAGCCATGCGTGCATGACCGCGCGCGGGGTCCGTACCTCCGGCGTCAACATGGTGACCAGCCGGATGATGGGCGTGTTCCGCGACGACGATCGCAGCCGCAAGGAAGTGCTGTCGCTGATGGGGCTCGCCTGA